In one Geoglobus acetivorans genomic region, the following are encoded:
- a CDS encoding (Fe-S)-binding protein yields the protein MPITPMEIYKLLPKTNCKKCGEQTCMAFAFKVVNRDRQIEECTPLFEEEKYAKQKEQLLEMLEPLKEASETGLIVDESKCTGCANCIVVCPVHAAEDAYGSGSGFGPKIDDPIYRLENGVLKIINVQRCRRYGKNRILCVACRENCPSDAISFLEG from the coding sequence ATGCCGATCACACCGATGGAGATTTACAAACTTTTACCGAAAACCAACTGCAAGAAATGCGGCGAACAAACATGTATGGCCTTTGCCTTCAAGGTTGTCAACAGAGACAGACAGATAGAGGAATGCACACCTCTTTTTGAAGAGGAAAAATACGCAAAACAAAAAGAACAGCTCCTTGAAATGCTTGAACCTCTGAAAGAGGCAAGTGAAACCGGGCTGATTGTCGATGAAAGCAAATGCACGGGATGTGCAAACTGCATTGTTGTGTGTCCTGTGCATGCAGCAGAGGATGCCTACGGATCGGGAAGTGGATTCGGACCAAAAATCGACGATCCCATTTACAGACTGGAAAACGGGGTGCTTAAAATAATCAACGTCCAGAGGTGCAGAAGATACGGTAAGAACAGAATACTCTGTGTTGCATGCAGAGAAAACTGCCCGAGCGATGCAATAAGTTTTCTGGAGGGGTGA
- a CDS encoding molybdopterin dinucleotide binding domain-containing protein has translation MPLQFSKFLKKVSVEVVVGRLSYQVEAMDKGKFSEEFVEKSAVIYFTDDFAKKNGFREGDIVKVTAKGRSVNLKVLISDTAPEDGAFMPNSIYSSYLTDFDDFKRFQATIEPVEGSVTKPEEIMQKVLT, from the coding sequence ATGCCCCTTCAGTTCTCAAAATTCCTGAAAAAAGTGAGTGTGGAAGTGGTTGTCGGGAGGCTCAGCTATCAAGTTGAGGCGATGGACAAAGGCAAGTTCAGCGAAGAATTTGTCGAAAAATCGGCGGTGATATACTTCACAGACGATTTTGCAAAGAAAAATGGTTTCAGAGAGGGAGATATTGTGAAGGTTACTGCTAAAGGGCGAAGTGTGAATCTCAAAGTGCTGATATCTGATACCGCTCCTGAAGATGGTGCATTTATGCCAAACAGCATTTACAGCTCGTATCTCACAGATTTCGACGATTTCAAGAGGTTTCAGGCCACGATTGAACCTGTGGAAGGCAGTGTTACTAAACCTGAAGAAATTATGCAAAAAGTGTTAACGTAA
- the cdhA gene encoding CO dehydrogenase/acetyl-CoA synthase complex subunit alpha, whose amino-acid sequence MAFELKKGLFAIDEMRNVSIKIGKVVEEEEEWTEPMGPTPKPGILELRKWDHKLLERFEPFYAPMSDYCNLCTMGPCDLSMNKRGACGIDLKTAKARLVTIACCIGAAAHTAHARHLLDHLIEDYGEDLPIDLGGDINVEAPNIRTIIGIKPRTLGDLREALDWAEKEIVKVLHATHIGNEESFIDYESKAMHVGMADHIGMEVADIAQIVAYNLPKAEQDTPLVDTGFGIVDKSKPVIVVVGHNVMYSRPVVEYLEEQGKIDNFEIAGLCCTAHDMTRVSSKTKIFGPISYQLRVIRSGLPDVLISDEQCIRADLLEACKAVGIPLIATSDAAIRGLPDVSDWPVDKIVDALVSGKLPGVFLSDPEKVGQVAPLVAEAVFKKHGGERKYRFFETDEDLWGEINKCTQCMSCVFTCPHNLRIDQGMAHAQKTKDLSKLGYLEEQCLACGKCEQACPKNIKIINVIMASNFEKLYNKSGKTRVGRGPIQDTEVRNVGQPIVMGQIPGIIAAVGCINFPDEMQSIREILEEFLKRRYIVVTSGCHAMDIGMLKDEDGQTLFEKYPGIFDAGGLVNTGSCVSNSHISGVAMKVASIFAMRPLRGNYAEIADYILNRVGAVGFSWGPYSHKAASIATGFNRLGVPVVVGPHGAKYRRAYIGRYYKPEKWWVYDIKSRKKMNIEPAPDSLLVAVETKEEAIVQLARLALRPNDTSQGRQIKLTHYLELSQKYLGTLPDDWPLYVRSEADLPLKLKDQLLQILESDYGWKIDWDKKKILEGPIRPFDAGFNPTLVEEVYEKYAGEKPPQ is encoded by the coding sequence ATGGCTTTCGAACTTAAAAAAGGTTTGTTTGCAATAGACGAGATGAGAAACGTAAGTATAAAGATAGGAAAGGTAGTCGAGGAAGAAGAGGAATGGACCGAGCCAATGGGACCTACGCCAAAGCCCGGTATTCTCGAACTGAGGAAGTGGGATCACAAACTGCTCGAAAGGTTTGAACCTTTCTATGCTCCGATGTCCGACTACTGCAACCTCTGTACGATGGGTCCATGTGATCTGTCCATGAACAAGAGAGGCGCATGCGGCATTGACCTGAAAACAGCCAAGGCAAGACTCGTCACAATTGCCTGTTGTATTGGTGCTGCCGCCCACACGGCCCATGCAAGACACCTTCTTGATCATCTGATTGAGGATTATGGAGAGGATCTTCCGATAGACCTGGGTGGAGACATCAACGTGGAGGCTCCGAATATCAGGACGATTATCGGCATAAAGCCAAGAACTCTCGGGGATCTGAGAGAGGCCCTCGACTGGGCTGAAAAGGAGATTGTCAAAGTGCTGCACGCAACCCACATAGGAAATGAAGAGAGCTTCATAGATTACGAAAGCAAGGCCATGCATGTAGGTATGGCAGACCATATAGGTATGGAGGTAGCTGACATTGCCCAGATCGTGGCATATAACCTGCCAAAAGCCGAACAGGATACTCCGCTTGTGGATACCGGATTTGGAATTGTCGACAAGAGCAAACCAGTCATTGTTGTTGTCGGCCATAACGTGATGTATTCAAGGCCGGTTGTGGAGTATCTTGAAGAACAGGGAAAAATCGATAACTTCGAGATTGCCGGACTCTGCTGTACGGCACATGACATGACAAGAGTCAGTTCAAAAACAAAGATTTTCGGGCCAATAAGCTACCAGCTCAGGGTTATAAGGTCTGGATTGCCGGATGTGCTGATAAGCGACGAGCAGTGCATAAGGGCTGACCTGCTCGAGGCGTGTAAGGCTGTGGGAATCCCACTCATTGCCACAAGTGATGCAGCAATAAGAGGGCTGCCGGACGTAAGTGACTGGCCAGTTGACAAGATTGTTGATGCTCTCGTAAGCGGAAAGCTTCCAGGTGTTTTCCTGTCAGATCCTGAAAAGGTTGGCCAGGTTGCCCCACTTGTTGCTGAGGCAGTGTTCAAGAAGCACGGCGGTGAGAGAAAATACAGATTCTTCGAGACAGACGAAGACCTCTGGGGAGAGATAAACAAGTGTACACAGTGCATGAGCTGTGTGTTCACCTGTCCACACAACCTGAGAATAGACCAGGGAATGGCCCACGCCCAGAAGACAAAGGACCTGAGCAAGCTCGGGTACCTTGAAGAACAGTGCCTTGCATGCGGGAAGTGTGAGCAGGCATGCCCGAAGAACATCAAAATCATTAACGTAATAATGGCGAGCAACTTTGAAAAGCTCTACAACAAGAGCGGTAAGACCAGAGTCGGCAGGGGTCCGATACAGGATACGGAAGTGAGAAACGTCGGTCAGCCAATTGTCATGGGTCAGATTCCCGGAATTATTGCAGCTGTTGGTTGCATAAACTTTCCGGATGAAATGCAGTCCATAAGAGAAATACTTGAAGAATTCCTCAAGAGGAGATACATTGTGGTAACCTCCGGTTGCCACGCAATGGACATAGGTATGCTCAAGGATGAAGATGGGCAGACCCTGTTTGAGAAATATCCCGGCATATTCGACGCAGGTGGTCTCGTCAACACAGGGAGCTGTGTATCCAACTCACACATAAGCGGTGTGGCAATGAAGGTTGCGAGCATATTCGCAATGAGACCGCTCAGAGGAAACTATGCTGAGATTGCAGACTACATCCTGAACAGAGTCGGCGCTGTTGGTTTCAGCTGGGGACCGTACAGCCACAAGGCTGCAAGTATCGCAACAGGCTTCAACAGACTCGGTGTTCCGGTCGTTGTCGGGCCGCACGGTGCAAAATACAGAAGAGCATACATAGGCAGATACTACAAGCCAGAGAAGTGGTGGGTATATGACATAAAATCCAGAAAGAAGATGAACATCGAGCCTGCCCCAGACTCACTGCTTGTTGCAGTTGAGACCAAAGAAGAAGCAATCGTCCAGCTGGCAAGACTTGCCCTGAGACCCAACGACACCAGCCAGGGAAGACAGATCAAACTCACGCATTACCTCGAACTGAGCCAGAAATACCTCGGTACACTGCCGGATGACTGGCCACTGTATGTCAGAAGCGAGGCAGACCTCCCGCTGAAGCTGAAAGACCAGCTCCTGCAGATCCTCGAAAGCGATTACGGCTGGAAGATCGACTGGGATAAGAAGAAGATACTCGAAGGGCCAATAAGACCATTTGATGCTGGATTTAACCCAACGCTCGTTGAGGAGGTTTATGAAAAATACGCGGGGGAAAAGCCCCCACAGTAA
- a CDS encoding formylmethanofuran dehydrogenase subunit B, whose product MYTCAGCSCLCDDIEIVTEKDDVKTVYNACRRGAGIFLNYRLSRTEPKVDGKIADFEQAIEKAQDIIQNSENLAIYGLDTTTLEVQELAIKLAEKKEAYIDDNSTFCLGDFVEMILKGELPSTTLEEVKDNAYVIAYWGSDAYHSLSRHMSRYTYYPRGGKRQRGYEEDRFLVVIDVRKTHTAKLAKKNARFLQIRDDLELIEAFNQALDGKAPSIFVNDIPRILKEMEKADFNVIFGGLGLKYGLKGKYEAFKNLIARLNERTGVYFIPAGCHPNMRGFNELMFDKTGEINRYSFNEQRSSDEFAFYRLLENDAIDTAVIIGTDPLNSLPFEYAKKLAKINTIVIDPRETFTGRFARVVLPSAIAGVETGGTMVRSDGVRVELKPLFEKEINDEAILSRLLEVV is encoded by the coding sequence ATGTACACATGCGCAGGATGCTCATGTCTGTGCGATGACATTGAGATAGTGACAGAAAAAGACGATGTAAAAACTGTTTATAACGCCTGCAGAAGAGGTGCCGGAATATTTCTGAACTACAGGCTGTCAAGGACAGAACCAAAGGTTGACGGGAAAATTGCCGACTTCGAACAGGCTATCGAGAAGGCACAGGATATCATTCAGAATTCGGAAAACCTCGCAATTTACGGGCTGGACACAACAACCCTCGAAGTGCAGGAACTTGCGATAAAACTTGCAGAAAAGAAAGAAGCATACATAGACGACAACTCAACGTTCTGCCTCGGAGACTTTGTGGAAATGATTCTAAAAGGAGAACTGCCCAGCACCACACTCGAGGAGGTCAAGGACAACGCATACGTGATTGCATACTGGGGAAGCGATGCATACCACAGCCTTTCGAGACACATGTCCAGATACACCTACTACCCGAGAGGTGGAAAAAGACAGCGTGGCTACGAGGAAGACAGATTTCTCGTTGTCATCGATGTTAGAAAAACCCACACAGCAAAGCTCGCCAAGAAAAATGCCAGATTCCTTCAGATAAGGGATGATCTGGAGCTGATCGAGGCGTTCAATCAGGCTCTCGACGGAAAGGCTCCGTCAATTTTCGTCAACGATATCCCCAGAATCCTGAAAGAAATGGAAAAAGCAGACTTCAACGTGATATTCGGAGGGCTTGGATTGAAATACGGGCTGAAAGGCAAATATGAAGCGTTCAAAAACCTCATAGCAAGACTGAACGAGAGAACAGGCGTCTATTTCATCCCGGCTGGCTGCCATCCAAACATGAGGGGTTTCAACGAGCTGATGTTTGATAAAACAGGTGAGATTAACAGGTACAGTTTCAATGAGCAGCGCAGCTCCGATGAGTTTGCTTTTTACAGACTTCTCGAAAACGACGCCATAGATACCGCTGTGATAATTGGTACAGACCCTCTAAATTCCCTGCCGTTTGAATATGCGAAAAAACTGGCAAAAATAAACACAATCGTGATTGACCCGAGAGAAACATTCACCGGCAGGTTTGCCAGGGTGGTTCTCCCATCAGCAATAGCCGGGGTTGAAACGGGTGGGACAATGGTCAGGAGTGATGGTGTCAGAGTTGAGCTGAAACCCCTGTTTGAGAAAGAAATCAATGACGAGGCGATTCTCAGCAGATTGCTGGAGGTGGTCTGA
- the cdhB gene encoding CO dehydrogenase/acetyl-CoA synthase complex subunit epsilon, protein MMAVKKEDKYPAARRYQVADIQVSREATAVKPNVVVNLVKKAKHPVLVTGGQLLKDPKLVDFAVKFHEKGVPIIATGGSSKALIERGVKPQSAVFPLHYVTQFMLDEEWQGFDGKGPYDVVLFLGFLPYYLSRMLSALKHFSKITTISLDEFYQPHAKFSFTNLTANKEMHYQMLEEVVNNL, encoded by the coding sequence ATGATGGCAGTTAAGAAGGAAGACAAATATCCGGCTGCGAGAAGATATCAGGTTGCCGATATTCAGGTGAGCAGAGAAGCCACAGCAGTAAAACCGAATGTGGTGGTAAATCTCGTAAAGAAGGCGAAACATCCGGTACTCGTTACAGGAGGTCAGCTCCTGAAGGATCCGAAGCTTGTGGACTTTGCAGTCAAGTTTCACGAGAAGGGCGTTCCAATCATAGCCACCGGAGGATCAAGCAAAGCCCTGATAGAGCGAGGAGTCAAACCCCAGTCAGCCGTATTCCCTCTGCATTACGTAACCCAGTTCATGCTCGACGAGGAATGGCAGGGATTTGATGGCAAGGGACCCTATGATGTCGTACTCTTCCTGGGTTTCCTGCCGTATTATCTCTCAAGAATGCTTTCAGCACTGAAGCACTTCTCCAAGATAACGACGATAAGCTTAGACGAGTTCTACCAGCCACACGCAAAATTCAGTTTCACAAACCTGACCGCAAATAAGGAAATGCATTATCAGATGCTTGAAGAGGTTGTGAATAATCTGTAA
- the cdhC gene encoding CO dehydrogenase/CO-methylating acetyl-CoA synthase complex subunit beta: MAERKRVEIPEGAKIKEVQGTEAEFPFDISPMFEGERVRKGDMFVELGGPSQPGFELVLALPEDQVEDMKVTLIGPDLDEMEEGKAYPYAMIYYIAGSQVEEDLEPVIERRNHDFQNYIEGYMHLNQRYDIWIRLSKGALKKGLKSLTEIAHATMFLFKNELPFIEKIEAVYITDKDLVEKILNEVAMPIYEERDARVETLHDEDVDEFYSCTLCQSFAPTNVCVVSPDRPSLCGAISWFDGRAAARVDPEGPNKAIPKGDVVDPVGGEYSGVNEFAKEESGGEYDRIKLHSFFEYPHTSCGCFEVIGFYMPEVDGIGWVHRGYPEPAPNGLTFSTMAGQTGGGKQVIGFLGIGISYFRSKKFIQADGGWYRTVWMPKELKQRIEKYIPEDVRDKIATEEDARTIDELKEFLKNVDHPVVTGVTRPVDGKKITEGWKEEEEEVEEVEEAPAEAEVAEAQPTQQVVQPAQMPMMPQMPAFQMPQIQLPAAQPATAGIKLIIKDAKIVIDKIIVKSEEKKGGK; the protein is encoded by the coding sequence ATGGCAGAAAGAAAAAGGGTGGAAATTCCTGAAGGTGCGAAAATAAAGGAGGTTCAGGGGACTGAGGCGGAGTTTCCGTTTGATATATCCCCAATGTTTGAAGGAGAGAGAGTCAGGAAGGGAGACATGTTTGTGGAGCTTGGAGGTCCATCACAGCCAGGATTCGAGCTTGTGCTCGCCCTTCCTGAAGATCAGGTTGAAGACATGAAGGTTACACTGATAGGCCCGGACCTTGATGAGATGGAAGAAGGAAAAGCATATCCTTATGCCATGATCTATTACATCGCAGGCAGCCAGGTTGAGGAGGACCTCGAACCGGTTATCGAAAGAAGAAACCATGACTTCCAGAACTACATCGAGGGATACATGCACCTCAACCAGAGATATGATATCTGGATCAGGCTGAGCAAAGGTGCGCTGAAGAAAGGCCTCAAAAGCCTGACCGAAATCGCTCATGCGACCATGTTCCTGTTCAAAAACGAGCTGCCATTCATAGAGAAGATCGAGGCAGTTTACATCACGGACAAGGATCTTGTGGAGAAAATCCTGAACGAGGTTGCAATGCCAATTTATGAGGAGAGAGATGCGAGAGTTGAGACCCTCCATGACGAGGACGTGGACGAATTCTATTCATGCACACTCTGCCAGAGCTTTGCTCCAACAAATGTGTGTGTCGTCAGCCCTGACAGACCATCGCTCTGTGGTGCTATAAGCTGGTTTGATGGCAGAGCTGCTGCAAGAGTTGATCCAGAGGGGCCAAACAAGGCCATACCAAAAGGAGATGTTGTAGATCCGGTGGGCGGAGAATACAGCGGAGTTAATGAATTCGCAAAGGAGGAGAGCGGTGGAGAATATGACAGGATCAAGCTTCACAGCTTCTTCGAGTATCCGCACACCTCATGTGGATGCTTTGAGGTCATAGGATTCTACATGCCTGAAGTTGATGGTATAGGCTGGGTCCACAGAGGATATCCTGAACCTGCACCCAATGGCCTCACGTTCTCAACAATGGCAGGTCAGACCGGTGGAGGAAAGCAGGTTATCGGTTTCCTCGGAATTGGTATAAGCTACTTCAGGAGCAAGAAGTTCATTCAGGCCGATGGTGGATGGTACAGAACCGTCTGGATGCCCAAGGAACTGAAACAGAGAATCGAAAAATACATTCCAGAAGATGTAAGGGACAAGATAGCAACTGAAGAGGATGCGAGAACGATTGATGAACTCAAGGAGTTCCTAAAGAATGTTGACCATCCCGTCGTTACCGGAGTTACAAGACCTGTCGACGGCAAAAAGATAACAGAGGGCTGGAAAGAGGAAGAAGAGGAAGTTGAAGAGGTCGAGGAGGCCCCGGCAGAGGCTGAGGTTGCCGAGGCACAGCCCACACAGCAGGTGGTACAGCCAGCACAGATGCCCATGATGCCACAGATGCCAGCATTCCAGATGCCGCAGATTCAGCTCCCGGCAGCACAGCCTGCAACCGCTGGAATAAAACTGATAATCAAGGATGCGAAGATCGTTATCGACAAGATAATTGTTAAAAGCGAGGAGAAGAAGGGAGGGAAATGA